The sequence below is a genomic window from Chryseobacterium foetidum.
TCTGGTAATCAAATCCGTTGATTGAGTAAAGGTAAGGAGGTGTTCCGCCGCTGACATTAATGGTAGCCGTTCCCGCAGTTACATTAATGCTGGTGATCGTAGGTAAAACAGCGGTTGTTACCATTACATTTTGTCTGTAAACGCATCCGTTGAATGTGAGATCAACATAATAATTGCCTTCACCAGCTAAAATACTCTGCGTAGTAGCTCCCGTATTCCATAAATAGGAAGTGAAGCCTGAGCCTGCATCCAGAACAGCTCTCTGCCCCGGACAGACGATCTGATTTTTAAGAACATCAGATTTTTTTCCTGCCTTCAGTGTAATGCTTATCTGTGCAACGACAGGGCAACCATTTGCACCTGTAAATCTCACAAAAAACACCTGAGCACCGGTAATATTCTGAACAGCGTTAACTGGAGCTGTTCCGTTTTGAGCGTTGGCTAAAGTGGTATAAAATGATAATGAAACCGAAGGATCTGCTGTAAAAAGATTTTTATAGTCATTTAAATTAACAGATTCTGAACCACTTAAATCGAGATCGCAAACCTGAGTGATGACGTTGCTGGTGATTAAAGGAATTTTTGCACCAATTGTAAAATTTATCTGTCCGAAAGCCGGTGCACAGCCATTTGCAGATTCCACTCTTACAAAAACTGTTGTATTTGCTGTATAGGTCCAGTTGTTGGGAAGGTTATTGGTTCCTCCCGCTGTGGCAGCCGCTGCAGTGAGATAATATTTAACGGTAAAACTTCCTGAATTGCTTACAATTTGAGGCGTTATCGCAGAGAAGGTAATATTTACCGTTCCATCTAAATTATCATCGCAAACCGCTCCGTTGAAATTGGCGGTATTTATATTGGGTGAAGGATTAACTGCTAAGATAATAGGTACGACCTTGGAACAGCCAAAAGCTGTAGTGACGTTTGCATATACAGTTGTACCCCAGGATACAACATTTGTAGGTGGTAAAAGTGGAATTGTAAGTGCGGCGTCTCCAAAATAGGTAATCGTTGTACCTGCCGTAGTTGTTACAATTGCTGTTGTAAGGTTGAAGCTGGCATTTCCGGCAGCATCACCACAAGCAGTTAAAGTGGCATTGGATGTAACAATCTGATCTAAAGTTAAAGTTAGTTTGGCAATATTCGGACAGCTGTTTGTACTTTGAAATCTTACATAGAAAGCCTGAGAAGGAGCAATCATCTGATTTGCACTGACAGCTCCTGTTGTATTTTGCGCATCAGCCAAAGTATTATAAAACGTCAATGAAACCGCAGGGTCAGTTGTGAAATTGTTTTTATAAGTATTTAAGTCTACATTCTCTGTTCCGTCCCAGTTAGTATCACACACCAAGGTACTGTAATCCTGAGTTAATAAAGTTATTTTAGAACCAATTGTAAAATTGATTTGTCCAAAAGCGGGTGGACATCCATTTGAGGATTCTACTCTTACGTAAACTGTTGTATTTGCAGTGTATGTCCAGTTATTAGGAAGGTTTGTGTTGTTTCCTGCAGTTGCGTCAATCTGATTTAAATAATATTTTACAGTAAAGTTGGCTGAATTGCTTACAATCTGCGGCGTGATAGTTGAAAAGGTGATATTAATACTTCCGTCTAAATTATCATCGCAAAGGTTTGAGTTGTAATTAGCAGTATTGATATTTGGTGATGAATTTATATTTAATGTTATCTGAGCTGTTTTTGAACATCCATATTGTGAAGTTACGTTAGCGTAAACCGTTGTTGCAATTGTGCTGTAACTGTTTGAGTTTCCAATTAAAGAGGTAAGCGCAGCATCAGCATAATATGCAATTGTCGTTCCTGTATCAGATGTTACTACTGCCAAAGTCAAATCATAAGTACCTGTTCCGTTTGCATTTGAGCAGACTGAAAGTGTAGCGTTTGCAGTTTGTAAAACATCAACATTTATGATGACCTTAAAATATTCAATATCAGCAGGATTTCCATTCCCCTGAACTGAGTACATAAAACTGTCTGCAACATCAGCGGTAAGAGATATATTTGGCGTATAGGTTATCTGTCCTGTAGAAGTATTTACAGATGTAGTTCCCGAAGCAGGAGCCTGAACCACATTTACACTTGAAGGCACTATTGTTTGTGTTGAAACCACAAGTGCAGGATTGATTTGCTTTGTTTGGCAGCTTCCAATCGTGTAAGTCGCTGTAGGAATTGGCGGACAGCTGGTATAAGCATAAATAGCTGTCAGTTTGGTTTCACAATTGTTTTTGGTAATCTGACACGTGTAATTTCCGGCACCATACGTTTCAGGATTAATAGAGTAGGATGTTGCACCTGCAATAGGCTGTCCGTTTAAAAACCACTGATAAGCATCGTAACTGCTGTCTACCTGAAGGATCACACCTAAATAACAGTCTCCTGTTTTGGTAATTGCCGGAACAGAAGAGAATCCAGCGAAATAACCGCCGTAACCTACTGCGCCACTTCCGGCTGCTATTCCTGCGGTCACGGATTTTGTAGAGTTTACTGTAACGTTTCCGGAAACATTGGGTACAGAATAGGTGACCCAGTTAGCATTTCCCGGCACAGGATAAGGTCCGGCCGTTGCAGCTACATTGGCACCATTTATAGTAACTGTTGCTCCTGTTTGTGTAAGAATATTCAGTTTAGTAGCGTAAGTGGTGTTGCCGATTCTGTTGATTTGAGCAATTTCGTCAATCTGATTGGGCATAAAACAGCTTAACGGTGGTATGAAGTTAAAACCTCCTGTTGCATATTCTGTTCCTGAGCTCGCACCGGCTAAAAGCTGATAGACATAAACATTTTTGGTAGCCGTTATTCCTAAATTATAAATATTATTGCCCTGATTAATGTAATAGTTTACGGGAAGTAAAAAATACTGTCCTGCGTTTAAAGTAACGCCGGACGCTGTGCCGTTAATTGTAAAGGTGGTATTGTCTTCTGTCGCTACAATCAGGGCAGTTTCCATACCTGTCGTAAGTGAGCCGTTACCTTTTACCAAAGCAAAATCTTTCCCGAGTTTGTCCACCGGCACAGCCTGATCCATCAAAATATCATTGTTGGTGAAATTGTTGTTGGTATAAATGCCATTGAAATTACCATTGGTAACAGAAACAGGTTTTGTAGATTCAATTTTTGCCCCGACAAGACCATTCATATTTTCGGCTGCGTCTGCACTTACAGCATCTAAAATGTAGGATTGTCCTTTATTTAAAGTTACTGTTCTGGTAGGAGCTGAGATCCCGTCGCTGAAAAGTACATTGGGATTATATCCGGAAATAACAACGTTGGTATTATCTTCCGTAGCTGAAATTCCGATCATGGAACTGATGTAAAAATTACTTCCGGTGAGTGGGGCCATGGCTGCGTAAAACTTTGTCCCAAGACTTGCAAGACCTTTTGAGGTAATAATCTCTGCGTGATTGGTTACCGAAAATCTAAAATTGGCAAAAAATCTTTTACTCCCTTTCACATAAATTCCCATACTGTTAGGAGTGAAAAGATCTGCCTGATTCGTTGCAAACATGAATCCTTCAGGAATGTTGACCTGAGCAGGATTGTTTTTGCTTACCTGTACTGTTGTAAAAACAGTATTATTGTTAAAAATCTGCACGCTGAATGGCGTCGTTTCGTTCGTGGAAAGGTACAGTACGCTTTGTAAATTAGCGGTTCCTGCTTTTGCTGCCATGGGAGCAAACCAGTGATCGGTATCAAGCTGAGCATTAAGGGATAAACACAGAAATGCAAAAATACTTAGTAAAAATCTTTTCATTCAGAGATTATAGGGACGCAAATTTACATATTAATAATCAAATTTTTACATCTTTTTATTTGTTTTCATTCTGAAGGGAAATGATTAATTAAATTATTAATAATTCTTTCATATAATAACAGATTCGATAATAAAAAATCCCGATGAAAAACTTCACCGGGACTGATATTTTTGAACTTAAAAAGTTCTTACAAACTAACTCTGATAAATCCAGTAACTTTAAGATCTCCGTTTACAGATTTTACATAATCAGCAACAGACATTGAGCTGTCTTTGATGAAATCCTGATGAACCAATGTGTTGTCTTTGTAGAATCTCTGCATTTTACCTTTCAGGATGTTATCGATAATGTTTGCAGGCTTACCTTCTTCAGTAAGTTTGTGTCTTTCGATTTCCAGTTCTTTATCGATAGTTTCCTGAGAAACTTTAGTTTCGTCAAGAGCGATTGGGTTCATAGCAGCAGCCTGCATAGAAACAGATTTTGCAGCTTCGTCAGCTCCGTCTACTTTAGCAGAAAGTGCAGTGATTGCAGCGATTTTGTTTCCAGCGTGGATGTAAGCTCCAAGGAAAGGACCTGTAATTCTTTCGAATGCACCGATTTCGATTTTCTCACCGATAACTCCAGTTTGCTCGATCAATTTGTCAGCAACAGTCATCCCGTGGAAATCTGTAGCTAATAATTCTTCTTTCGTAGCAGCGAAAATAGCCATTTCTGCCAATTCGTAAGCCAACTCGATGAACGCCTCGTTTTTAGCAACGAAGTCAGTCTCACAGTTTAAAGAAATGATAGTACCCAAAGTGTTATCTTCATTTACTCTAGCGATTACAGCGCCTTCAGAAGAATCTCTGTCTGCTCTGTTTGCAGCTACTTTCTGTCCTTTTTTTCTAAGGATATCTACTGCTTTTTCGAAATCTCCTTCAGCTTCTACTAAAGCTTTCTTGCAGTCCATCATACCTGCACCGGTTTGGTTTCTCAATTTTGCTACGTCTGCAGCTACTGGTGTATAAGACATAATATCTATTATTTTTTATTTAAATTTATAAATGTTTATATTCGTTTAAATTTTGTGGCGCAAAGATAATGTTTTAATGATAAACTAAAAAATGACTTTTTGCGTTATAGTATTTATTTGATAAATTTTTAATAGTAATTTTAATGAAGAAAATTTTTCTAATCCTTTTTGTCTGCCTTTTCAGCTTAGGTTTTGCTCAGAAGAAAAAATCTAAATCAAAAGCGAAAGCTGTTGCAGAAAAAGAGACATTGATTATATATACTGAGCAGGACGCAGAGATTTCGAACGAAGCAAGAATTATTGCAGGTTTTCTGAAACAGAATCCGGGACACGAAAAAACGGAGTATTTCAAAAGAAAGCTAATTGGAATAATCATGGCAGACAATTCTCCGGAAGCCAAACCTACCATCACACCTATGAGTAAGGAAAAGGTGGAGAAAATTACCAAAAGCCAGGATCTGGGAAGCAAATCTGTCGCATCCAATTCCGCTCCGAAACGCACTGTAAATTATGCCAGTGTCGGAAGTAAAAAAGCAGGTACGAGCGAAGAGCACAAAAGAACTGCGGATTATCTTTCCCATATTTTCAATCAGGATGATTCAGATCCCACGGCCTACATCAATATCAAAAACAGATCAAAATGTAACCTCATCGTAAAAATTACCGGAAAAAAATATTACAACCTCAATGTTCCTGCAAACGGACAAAATTACGTGCAGGTTGATAAAGGTGAATATGTTTTAACCACTATGGTTTGCGATGCGAAATATTCTTCTCTGAAGAGAATTGCAAAAGATATCGAGCTTGAATTGAGTGTGAGCGATTGAGAAAAGTTTAAAGAAAAGAAAAACGCAGTGAAATTATCTTTCGCTGCGTTTTTTTATGTTTTGATTTTAATTTTAGCCTTTAAATTGCCCCATCGCAATAAACTTGTCCTGTCTGTGCGTTTCAAGTTCTTTGCCTGTGAATTTAGAGAAAGCCTTAATATTCTGTAAAATTGAAGCTTTTAAATTCAAATAAGTTGTTTCAGGATCGTAATGAGCGCCACCAAGTGGTTCTTCAATGATTCCGTCGATGAATTTTTCTCTTAATGCATCTTGTGGAGTTAAATTCAATGCGTTTGCAGCATCTTCCTTGTGATCCCAGTTTCTCCATAGGATTGAAGAGCAACTTTCCGGTGCAATTACTGTGTACCAGGTGTTTTCAAGCATATACACTTTATTACCAACACCAATTCCCAATGCGCCGCCACTCGCTCCTTCACCGATGATGTAAGTGAAAATAGGAGTTTTAAGCATCGTCATTTCGAAAATATTTCTTGCAATGGCTTCACCTTGTCCTCTTTCCTCAGCTTCCAGGCCTGGATAAGCTCCCGGTGTGTCAACTAAAGTAACAACAGGAATTTTGAATTTTTCGGCAAGCTTCATCAGTCTCAAAGCTTTTCTGTATCCTTCAGGATTCGGCATACCGAATCTTCTGTGCTGTCTTTCTTTTGTCGTTCTTCCTTTCTGAGTTCCAAGAATCATGATTCTCTGACCGTCAAGTGTTGCCAAGCCACCAATCAATGCAGGATCATCAGCGAAATTCCTGTCGCCGTGAAGCTCAAGAAAACTTCCTTTATCTACCATACCATTGATATAATCCAAGGTGTATGGGCGATCCGGATGACGGGAAAGCTGTACCCTCTGCCATGGCGTAAGATTTCCGTAGATTTCTTTTTTGGTATCTCTGATCTTGTCTTCGATCTGGCTGCATGCTAATTTTACATCAACACCACTTTCTTCTCCTACCAATGAACAGGTTTGATACTGATCCATCAGCTCTTTTATAGGAAGTTCGAAACTTAAATATTCCATTCTTGAAGTAAATTAAATCTTTCAAATGTATGAAAAATATGATAAATCTATTTAATATTATTTACAGCATTGCTTATTCTGGCGATACTTTCTTCTTTACCAACAAGTTCCACGATATCGGGAACATCCGGTCCTTTCAATTCTCCTACTAAAGCCAAACGTAGCGGCATCATCACTTTTCCCATTCCCACGCCTTTGTTTTCGGCAAAATCGTGTAATTTTTGTTTGATGTTTTCTGAAGTGAATACCTCTGTGTCGTTTAAAACAGAAGAAAATTCAGTCAAAAGAGTTGAAGTTTCCTCATTCCATGCCTTTTTTGAAGCTTTTTCGTCGTAAGAAGTTGGTGCCTCAAAGAAGAACTTTCCGTTTTCGTAAATGTCATTTGGGAAAGTAGCTCTTTCTTTCATCAAGTGAATGATTTTCAACAACTTTTCATCTTCAATATTTAAATTTAAATCTGAATTTTTCAGAAGATGTAACAATTCTTGATCCGATTTCAACTGAATGTACTGATGATTGAACCACTCAGATTTTTCTTTGCTGAATCTGGCTCCGGCTTTATGAACTTTATTTAAATCAAATTCTTTTGCCATTTCTTCCAGAGACAAAATCTCTTTATCATCTGCGGGAGACCAACCCAAAAGTGCCACCATATTGATGAATGCTTCAGGCAAATATCCGCTTTCTCTATATCCTTTAGAAACATTTCCGGTAGCAGGATCTGTAAAATTCAAAGGAAAAACAGGGAATCCGAATTTATCGCCGTCTCTTTTGCTTAATTTTCCTTTTCCTTCAGGTTTTAAAATTAAAGAAAGGTGTGCAAACTCAGGCGCTTCCCACCCCATTGCTTCGTATAATAATGTATGTAAACCTAAAGATGGCAACCATTCTTCACCACGAATCACGTGTGTAATTTCCATCTCGTGGTCATCGATGATGTTGGCGAAATGGTACGTTGGCATTCCGTCATTTTTTACCAGAACTTTATCGTCTAAAGAGTCTGTATTCACCGCAGAATTTCCTCTAATAATATCCACCAATCCTAAAGTTCGGTCAACTGGCATTTTAAATCTTACAACGTAAGGCGTCTTTTCATCCAAAAGCTTTTGAACTTCCTCTTCAGAAAGTGAAAGGCTGTTTCTTAAGCGGTTTCTGGTTTTATTATCGTAAGAAAATACATCTCCTTTAGCTTCATATTCAGCCCGGATGGCTTCCAGTTCTTCGGCTGTATCAAAAGCAATGTAAGCATAATCTGTTTTCAAAATTTGCTCAGTATATCTGTCGTAAATATCTCTTCTTTCAGACTGTCTGTATGGAGCAAATTTTCCGCCTTTCTTTGGGCTCTCGTCTGGAATAATTCCGCACCATTCCAAAGCTTCTTCGATGTATTCTTCAGCACCTTCAACATATCTTGCAGTATCGGTATCTTCGATTCTCAAAACAAATTCACCACCCTGATTTTTTGCAAAAAGATAATCATATAATGCGGTTCTTACGCCTCCCAAATGCAATGGCCCTGTAGGACTTGGTGCAAAACGTACTCTTACTTTGCTCATTTTTAAATAAAATTTTTGCAAATTTACTTAAATAAAATATTTTGCGCCTGTTTAATGTTTTTGAAGTTGGGATTTTTAATCTTATTATCTACATTTGTACAAATTTAGAATCCACAAATTATGCTTGAAATCGGTGAAAGACCTTGGGGAACGTATTATGTACTGGCTGATGAGGTAAACTACAAACTGAAAAGAATTGTGGTAAATCCCGGAAAGAGACTTTCTTATCAGTATCACTATAAAAGACAGGAACAATGGACTGTCATTGAAGGTGACGCTACGGTGGTTTTAGATGATAAGGAAATCAATCTGAAGTACGGTGAAAGTATTTTTATCCCATTGGGAGCTAAGCACAGAATGATGAATCTTTCAGATCAGCCTGTTGTTTTTATCGAAGTTCAGACAGGAACTTATTTTGGAGAGGATGATATTGTGCGGATTGAAGATGATTACAACAGAAGTTAATTTTAATTCTCAATTTTATCCAAATACATCTTATGAGAAATTTTAGTTTTTTCGGACAGAAAAAGAAAACGGAGATCAACAGAGAAAAAAGTTTTAAGACTGATTATGCAGTCGGAAAATATAAACTTGTCCTAAAAGATAATCATATGCTTGAAAAATATCAGGCACAATATCCTTTGTATGATAGATTTTTACCTTACTTCTGTAGCTTCTTTGATGGCTTGATTGTAGATATAGGTGCAAACATTGGCGATACCAGCATTGCGATTTTCAGCCAGAACGATAAATGCTTTGTTGTAGGCGTGGAACCAGATGCAGATTTTTATAAAGAATGCGTTGAAAGTATTGTAATGAATAATCTTACTGACAGGTTTTTAGGTGTACAGAAATTTATTTCTACCCGTAAAGGTGCATTTGTAATAGAAAAAGATAAAACTTCATCTACAGGTTCAATTAATGAAAGTTCCGGAGAGGAACAGAACAATACCATTTCATTTGAAGATTTATTGAGTGTAATTCCAGAAAAATTATGTGAAAAATTTGATATACTTAAAATCGACACTGACGGATATGACTGGGATGTCATTAATACTTTTTCTGACCTCGGTAAAGCCCATAAGTATTTACCAAAATTTGTGTTTTTTGAAATGCAGACTTTTCTAAATAATGATTCTGCTAAAACGCTTCAGAGAGATGAAATGAATAATAAATATCTTGAAGCTCTGTCAGAATTAAAAGATTTGGGCTACACGCACTTCAGTTTATTCGATAATTTTGGAACTTATGTGAAGACTACAGAATCTATTGAGGAAATTAAAACGCTCAATGATTACCTTATACGTTCGCAGGTTTTGAACCGTTATTCGACAATTTTTTATTTTGATGTTTTAGCTTACAATGAAGGCGAGCTTAAATTTGTAAATGATAGAATTACAGAATTTTATACTCAAAAATAGATGAAGATACTCTTAGATCCACAGATTTTTTATCAGCAAACTTACGGTGGAATCTCCAGATATTATACTGAAGTTTTTTCGGTACTTTCAAAAAAAAAGGGAGTAGAAATTATTTTGCCTGTTTACAATTCGGATAATGCTTATTTAAAGGAAACAGATCTTCCCGCAAAAAATAAAAGCTTGCATATCCTGTATAAAGTCTTGTCTTTTTTAAAAATCAGCACAAGATCTTTAAGAAAAAGAAAATCTGATCAACTTTTGGAAACCAAATTTCAGGAGAATGATTATGATGTAGTAGTGCCTACATATTACAATCCCTATTTTTTAGAGAAAATAAACGGGAAACCTTTTGTGCTTACCGTTTATGATATGATTCACGAGCTTTTACCTCAGTATTTCGTTGATGACGATTTCCGTGTGGTAGAAAGAAAGGCAT
It includes:
- a CDS encoding T9SS type B sorting domain-containing protein, producing the protein MKRFLLSIFAFLCLSLNAQLDTDHWFAPMAAKAGTANLQSVLYLSTNETTPFSVQIFNNNTVFTTVQVSKNNPAQVNIPEGFMFATNQADLFTPNSMGIYVKGSKRFFANFRFSVTNHAEIITSKGLASLGTKFYAAMAPLTGSNFYISSMIGISATEDNTNVVISGYNPNVLFSDGISAPTRTVTLNKGQSYILDAVSADAAENMNGLVGAKIESTKPVSVTNGNFNGIYTNNNFTNNDILMDQAVPVDKLGKDFALVKGNGSLTTGMETALIVATEDNTTFTINGTASGVTLNAGQYFLLPVNYYINQGNNIYNLGITATKNVYVYQLLAGASSGTEYATGGFNFIPPLSCFMPNQIDEIAQINRIGNTTYATKLNILTQTGATVTINGANVAATAGPYPVPGNANWVTYSVPNVSGNVTVNSTKSVTAGIAAGSGAVGYGGYFAGFSSVPAITKTGDCYLGVILQVDSSYDAYQWFLNGQPIAGATSYSINPETYGAGNYTCQITKNNCETKLTAIYAYTSCPPIPTATYTIGSCQTKQINPALVVSTQTIVPSSVNVVQAPASGTTSVNTSTGQITYTPNISLTADVADSFMYSVQGNGNPADIEYFKVIINVDVLQTANATLSVCSNANGTGTYDLTLAVVTSDTGTTIAYYADAALTSLIGNSNSYSTIATTVYANVTSQYGCSKTAQITLNINSSPNINTANYNSNLCDDNLDGSINITFSTITPQIVSNSANFTVKYYLNQIDATAGNNTNLPNNWTYTANTTVYVRVESSNGCPPAFGQINFTIGSKITLLTQDYSTLVCDTNWDGTENVDLNTYKNNFTTDPAVSLTFYNTLADAQNTTGAVSANQMIAPSQAFYVRFQSTNSCPNIAKLTLTLDQIVTSNATLTACGDAAGNASFNLTTAIVTTTAGTTITYFGDAALTIPLLPPTNVVSWGTTVYANVTTAFGCSKVVPIILAVNPSPNINTANFNGAVCDDNLDGTVNITFSAITPQIVSNSGSFTVKYYLTAAAATAGGTNNLPNNWTYTANTTVFVRVESANGCAPAFGQINFTIGAKIPLITSNVITQVCDLDLSGSESVNLNDYKNLFTADPSVSLSFYTTLANAQNGTAPVNAVQNITGAQVFFVRFTGANGCPVVAQISITLKAGKKSDVLKNQIVCPGQRAVLDAGSGFTSYLWNTGATTQSILAGEGNYYVDLTFNGCVYRQNVMVTTAVLPTITSINVTAGTATINVSGGTPPYLYSINGFDYQTSNIFTGLSRGPYKAYVKSEDGCEPIVRDFLIINLINAITPNGDGYNDYLDYTDLQIKENVSIEVVDRYGAPLYRSTGKNFKWDGRAGNRNLPTGTYWYVIKWAEPDTKLPVSYSGWLIIKNRE
- the tsf gene encoding translation elongation factor Ts; the encoded protein is MSYTPVAADVAKLRNQTGAGMMDCKKALVEAEGDFEKAVDILRKKGQKVAANRADRDSSEGAVIARVNEDNTLGTIISLNCETDFVAKNEAFIELAYELAEMAIFAATKEELLATDFHGMTVADKLIEQTGVIGEKIEIGAFERITGPFLGAYIHAGNKIAAITALSAKVDGADEAAKSVSMQAAAMNPIALDETKVSQETIDKELEIERHKLTEEGKPANIIDNILKGKMQRFYKDNTLVHQDFIKDSSMSVADYVKSVNGDLKVTGFIRVSL
- a CDS encoding DUF6759 domain-containing protein, coding for MKKIFLILFVCLFSLGFAQKKKSKSKAKAVAEKETLIIYTEQDAEISNEARIIAGFLKQNPGHEKTEYFKRKLIGIIMADNSPEAKPTITPMSKEKVEKITKSQDLGSKSVASNSAPKRTVNYASVGSKKAGTSEEHKRTADYLSHIFNQDDSDPTAYINIKNRSKCNLIVKITGKKYYNLNVPANGQNYVQVDKGEYVLTTMVCDAKYSSLKRIAKDIELELSVSD
- a CDS encoding acetyl-CoA carboxylase carboxyltransferase subunit alpha, whose amino-acid sequence is MEYLSFELPIKELMDQYQTCSLVGEESGVDVKLACSQIEDKIRDTKKEIYGNLTPWQRVQLSRHPDRPYTLDYINGMVDKGSFLELHGDRNFADDPALIGGLATLDGQRIMILGTQKGRTTKERQHRRFGMPNPEGYRKALRLMKLAEKFKIPVVTLVDTPGAYPGLEAEERGQGEAIARNIFEMTMLKTPIFTYIIGEGASGGALGIGVGNKVYMLENTWYTVIAPESCSSILWRNWDHKEDAANALNLTPQDALREKFIDGIIEEPLGGAHYDPETTYLNLKASILQNIKAFSKFTGKELETHRQDKFIAMGQFKG
- the gltX gene encoding glutamate--tRNA ligase is translated as MSKVRVRFAPSPTGPLHLGGVRTALYDYLFAKNQGGEFVLRIEDTDTARYVEGAEEYIEEALEWCGIIPDESPKKGGKFAPYRQSERRDIYDRYTEQILKTDYAYIAFDTAEELEAIRAEYEAKGDVFSYDNKTRNRLRNSLSLSEEEVQKLLDEKTPYVVRFKMPVDRTLGLVDIIRGNSAVNTDSLDDKVLVKNDGMPTYHFANIIDDHEMEITHVIRGEEWLPSLGLHTLLYEAMGWEAPEFAHLSLILKPEGKGKLSKRDGDKFGFPVFPLNFTDPATGNVSKGYRESGYLPEAFINMVALLGWSPADDKEILSLEEMAKEFDLNKVHKAGARFSKEKSEWFNHQYIQLKSDQELLHLLKNSDLNLNIEDEKLLKIIHLMKERATFPNDIYENGKFFFEAPTSYDEKASKKAWNEETSTLLTEFSSVLNDTEVFTSENIKQKLHDFAENKGVGMGKVMMPLRLALVGELKGPDVPDIVELVGKEESIARISNAVNNIK
- a CDS encoding phosphomannose isomerase type II C-terminal cupin domain, translated to MLEIGERPWGTYYVLADEVNYKLKRIVVNPGKRLSYQYHYKRQEQWTVIEGDATVVLDDKEINLKYGESIFIPLGAKHRMMNLSDQPVVFIEVQTGTYFGEDDIVRIEDDYNRS
- a CDS encoding FkbM family methyltransferase; translated protein: MRNFSFFGQKKKTEINREKSFKTDYAVGKYKLVLKDNHMLEKYQAQYPLYDRFLPYFCSFFDGLIVDIGANIGDTSIAIFSQNDKCFVVGVEPDADFYKECVESIVMNNLTDRFLGVQKFISTRKGAFVIEKDKTSSTGSINESSGEEQNNTISFEDLLSVIPEKLCEKFDILKIDTDGYDWDVINTFSDLGKAHKYLPKFVFFEMQTFLNNDSAKTLQRDEMNNKYLEALSELKDLGYTHFSLFDNFGTYVKTTESIEEIKTLNDYLIRSQVLNRYSTIFYFDVLAYNEGELKFVNDRITEFYTQK